The following are encoded together in the Phragmites australis chromosome 19, lpPhrAust1.1, whole genome shotgun sequence genome:
- the LOC133900833 gene encoding mitochondrial import inner membrane translocase subunit TIM14-3-like codes for MATPLIAGLAVAAAALAGRYSIQAWQAYKARPIVPRMRRFYEGGFQSTMTRREAALILGVRETANAEKVKEAHKRVMVANHPDAGGSHYLASKINEAKDVMTGKTKGAGSAF; via the exons ATG GCTACGCCACTTATAGCAGGACTTGCAGTTGCAGCAGCTGCGCTTGCCGGTAGATATAGCATCCAAGCTTGGCAAGCTTATAAGGCAAGGCCTATAGTTCCAAGGATGCGCAGATTCTATGAAGGTGGTTTTCAATCTACGATGACCCGAAGAGAAGCTGCTTTAATCCTTGGTGTCAG GGAAACTGCCAATGCAGAGAAGGTCAAAGAGGCGCACAAAAGGGTCATGGTCGCCAATCATCCGGATGCGGGTGGAAGTCATTACCTAGCTTCAAAGATTAATGAGGCAAAGGATGTAATGACGGGGAAAACAAAAGGAGCTGGGTCAGCCTTTTGA